The genomic interval AGAAATGCCGCTACAAAATGTATCTATGAGCTTAAAGTTATCTCAAAGCTATCAGTAACACATTATTTTGGTCAATTGTTCAGATCGGGGAGTAGATGCGAAAGAACTACAGAGCGTGGAAAAAATGTATTAAAAAAGAGGGTTTTGTACAGTTAATTAAGCTGTATACCTTGACTAAATTTGTACTGTCACTTCCCAACTTAGAAAGTACTAATCAAGAAGCAGTAGTAATTGTCAACGACAGTTAGCTGCAGGTTCATTTGTTCGAGTCAACCATCTCATCCATGGTACAGACAACAGCAAGTGTTGGCTCTAAACTAACACATTGCAATTAAACAATTAATCTTTCCGATCTCCTACCGCCCCAGTTTCTTCATACTGCAAAAGAACATATCATCACAAGAACAAACTAATCAGAACAAAACATGCAACTAATCAGATCACAGAGCGCGAAAGTACATCTTCTTCTCGGTAAATCAATCACCTGCAATTCCTAGGCACACTCCAGGTGACAGAATGCCTGTCACTTCCGGGCGTCGCCATGAACCTCCTCCAGTCCTGGAGCATGAGCCCGAGGTCGTCGACCTTCCGGCGGAGGCCGACGCAGCAGTTGGCGTGCATGGTGCACACCGTGCTCAGATTCCGACCGTGCTCGCAGAGGCCGGCGAAGAGGTCGGTGCTGAGGAACCTGATCCTGACGCCGAGGCGGGCGACGTAGGCGTCGCGCTTGATGAGGTTGAGCACGTCCTGGTCGTGGAGACCCGGGTgcctctccctcgccgcgtACCAGTACCGGTagaacgccgccgtcgccgaggtcgAGCGCACGTACGCGAACCCGCCGTTGGGGCTGTTGCTGAGGTCGTCCGGGTCGCCGGTGAAGTGGTCGCAGGCGATCTGGAAGTCGCCGTCGTGGTGCAGGTGCGGCAGCGGGTTCCTGAACCACACGATGTCCGTGTCCTGACGAAACAAACCTTCACAAAGTTCAGACTTTGAACAAAAAGAATAGTATGTTCTTTGAGCAAAAGATTTGATTAGAAAAGCCATTGTTTCGCTTACAATTGCTTACAATTGATCATAAGAAACACAACTTATAagtgataaaaaatataatatatagataaaacttttatatctatgttcataactatataaaaataaactatatgaaaaccttaaaatcaattttaaaattaagttttattgtttttcttctctttttaccGTGAAGATGAAGCTGTAGCCCTTGGCAAGAACGTGGCCGAGGAAATCGATGCGGCGCCACATCATCTTGAGGTAGCCGTCGGTCATGAAGTTCTTCTCGCCGGAGAAGTCGAAGCCATCGTCGGTGGTGAGGGCGAAGCAGTGGCGGTGGATCTGCAGGCAGCGGCGGTGCGCCGTGAGGTCGAGGGAGACCATGACGAGGTGGTCGAGGAGCCACCTCGTGTCGTCGCCGATCCGGAAGCTCTCGAGGAAGACGTCCACCACCGACCCGGGCTCCGCCCACGCCGAGTTCAGCGTCGTCAGGATCACCGTGTtgttcgccatcgccgccgccctcaggACGCGTTCTAGCCTCGCGTCCTCACTGTTCTGCGTGCACAAGCACAACCTCATATATGTCACATTGATTAATTGTTACTAGCCGGAGATATGGTGTATAAAAAGAGGACATATTCCGTGAAAACGATCTAAATGTGAAAACTcgtaaaaatcatatataaaagttttgtaaattaatTCATGAAAAAACTACTATAGATATGCTGTATGCGTAGATATGAAATACACTATCACAAATCTCAAATctaagagaaataaaaataaataaatttcatatGAATAGTGTCCTGTTACTATTGTGGCagggttttttttaaagaaaaaaacagatgtTCAAATGTAACTagcattcctgtgttttttacGACTAGTTCTTTTTACGACTAGTTCGAAATGcatgaattttataggattttcacATGAATCAATCCAATTCCCGTGAAATTCTCTTTAAAAAATCCTCTATTTCAAAGGATGCCTTTGCCAATAGAAGAGATGCAGTCTGTTAATTTGATTGGCAGACAGTTTTCATGTTGCTTTCTAAGAATGCCAACCATGCCAGTAATCTGGCATTTTGGCATGGATGTcgactgtcaaaaaaaaaagttttaagtGCCGTGGCCAATCAAACGCTGTAGGCCCGCTACAGGACGAGTAAAATTTCATTGCTGGGAGTGAATTCTCAGGTGCATGCATCACAGGGTTGAATTACATACTAACCTGGGAGCAAATTTCTGGCACGTTGCAATTGAATAATAGGGTTTCTAGAAAGAAGCCAAATGAGGAGGTTAACAGCACTCGCGTTGTCAACATAATTTACAGTTTAGACTAAAGCTTTACCATTTGAAAACAATTTGCGcgttcatggaaaaaaaaaacaatttgcaATTTGCGAAGGCACTGATCTTATCTCAAATTGGTGGATTTCCCGAATTCACCATCGCTGTCATCAGTTTTACTATTCTTCCTCTACAGTGGAGTATTTACTACTGCTAACAATGCTAATAAAACTGATGAGGAATTTTAACCGTCCACCATTTTTGCacccaaaaagaaaacaatcaatGAGATGCAAAGAGGTGTTCCTGCATTTTCTGGTGATCATGAACATGAATCACAAGCtgattaaagaaaaataatttttgccAACAAAAACAGCCTTCAGTTCAGCCGTACGTGACTGACAGACGTGTTCATCGTTTACGTATACAAACCTTGATCATCCTAGAGGAAGAAGGCGGGCGAACAACTCACCACCGGGTCGAcgtcgccgcgcggcggcgccggcagtgCGGCTGGCCGGAGGAACAGCCCCGccggcgacacggcggcgcGGTACAGCACGAGGCACGGGAGCGCGACGGCCGCCAGGAAcagcgccgccgtcttcgccctCCTCACCTGATCGCCCGCTCCAactccggcgccaccgccgccgacctcatCCGCCGTGGCCATGCGAGATCAGACGTATGCGCGCGTTACACCGGCCACCGGAAAAGGGTTTTAACGTGTTCGCGGGGGGAATGGCTCGCGGCGGCTCCAGCGTGCGCGACCCAATGGCAGTTTCGCGCGTATTTGTAGGCATGGATGGCTTGGATTTCCCGGGAAAAAAAATCGCGTCCGATCGATCGAGTCTGTCACGGTGGAATTCCTTCCACTGGTTCGATCGGTCATCC from Oryza glaberrima chromosome 3, OglaRS2, whole genome shotgun sequence carries:
- the LOC127766184 gene encoding uncharacterized protein At4g15970-like, translating into MATADEVGGGGAGVGAGDQVRRAKTAALFLAAVALPCLVLYRAAVSPAGLFLRPAALPAPPRGDVDPVNSEDARLERVLRAAAMANNTVILTTLNSAWAEPGSVVDVFLESFRIGDDTRWLLDHLVMVSLDLTAHRRCLQIHRHCFALTTDDGFDFSGEKNFMTDGYLKMMWRRIDFLGHVLAKGYSFIFTDTDIVWFRNPLPHLHHDGDFQIACDHFTGDPDDLSNSPNGGFAYVRSTSATAAFYRYWYAARERHPGLHDQDVLNLIKRDAYVARLGVRIRFLSTDLFAGLCEHGRNLSTVCTMHANCCVGLRRKVDDLGLMLQDWRRFMATPGSDRHSVTWSVPRNCSMKKLGR